The Desulfosporosinus acidiphilus SJ4 genome has a window encoding:
- a CDS encoding thiolase family protein, translating into MQQAFIIEAKRTAIGKSSRGSLAQVRPDDLGAYVIQDVLKGVPALNAADIDDCVIGCSFPEAEQGMNMARIIALRAGLPIDVPGVTINRFCSSGLQAISMAADRIRLGEADVMLAGGAESMSLVPMGGGKPAPNPYMIANLPEVYVSMGITAENVARKYEISREEQDAFAVQSHQKAYAAQSSGRFDDEIVPVPLPTWGKPGEKWFSKDEGIRPETTPESLAKLKPAFKLGGTVTAGNSSQTSDGAAITLLASESKVLSLGAKPKAVWRGFAVAGVEPDLMGIGPIKAIPKVLKQVGLTLDQIDLFELNEAFASQSLAIIKTLEIDINKVNVNGGAIAFGHPLGCTGAKLTATLLHEMEKRKLKYGMVTMCIGGGMGAAGVYELL; encoded by the coding sequence ATGCAACAAGCCTTTATTATTGAAGCGAAGCGGACAGCTATCGGCAAATCATCCCGGGGCTCTTTGGCTCAAGTACGTCCAGATGACCTGGGAGCCTATGTCATTCAAGACGTTCTTAAAGGAGTTCCAGCTTTAAACGCTGCCGACATCGACGATTGTGTCATCGGATGTTCTTTTCCGGAAGCAGAACAAGGGATGAACATGGCCAGAATCATAGCTTTGCGGGCAGGACTTCCTATCGATGTACCTGGAGTTACCATCAACCGGTTCTGTTCCTCAGGACTTCAAGCAATTTCCATGGCAGCAGACCGCATACGTTTAGGGGAAGCCGATGTCATGCTTGCCGGCGGTGCAGAGAGCATGTCTTTGGTTCCCATGGGTGGGGGAAAACCTGCCCCTAATCCCTACATGATTGCCAATCTTCCGGAAGTCTACGTATCCATGGGAATTACCGCCGAGAATGTTGCTCGAAAGTATGAAATTTCAAGGGAAGAGCAAGATGCTTTTGCGGTTCAAAGTCATCAAAAAGCTTATGCTGCCCAAAGCAGCGGCCGTTTTGATGATGAAATTGTACCGGTTCCCCTGCCGACCTGGGGCAAACCGGGGGAAAAATGGTTCAGTAAAGACGAAGGGATTCGTCCGGAGACCACGCCGGAATCTTTAGCAAAGCTTAAACCTGCTTTTAAGCTGGGAGGAACCGTCACGGCAGGGAACTCATCCCAGACAAGTGACGGAGCTGCCATCACACTGCTGGCTTCCGAAAGCAAAGTCCTTTCTTTAGGTGCCAAACCAAAAGCCGTTTGGCGCGGATTTGCCGTTGCCGGGGTGGAACCGGACTTGATGGGTATCGGGCCAATCAAAGCTATTCCTAAAGTGTTAAAGCAGGTGGGACTTACTTTGGATCAAATCGATCTCTTTGAATTGAATGAAGCATTTGCCTCACAGTCCTTAGCAATTATTAAGACTTTAGAGATAGATATTAATAAAGTCAATGTCAACGGAGGAGCAATTGCCTTTGGTCATCCTCTCGGTTGTACTGGGGCGAAACTCACCGCTACACTCTTGCATGAAATGGAAAAACGCAAGCTTAAATATGGCATGGTAACAATGTGTATCGGCGGAGGAATGGGTGCTGCAGGAGTGTATGAACTTCTCTAA
- a CDS encoding LutB/LldF family L-lactate oxidation iron-sulfur protein, with protein sequence MSSYNSIVDKRVDKALTNDFLRKATRRATDRLRNNKYHAVDELGDWEKWRLAGDTIRSHVIANLDYYLKQLVTQVEKNGGHVHLAQTPSEAVEIVRKIAQDHGAKTIIKSKSMVSEEIHLNKVLEKDDINVVETDLGEYILQVAGEVPSHIIVPAMHKTRQQVAEIFEPLAGHPLSSDTPTLTRFVRQEMRQKFLQGDIGITGCNFAVAETGSIAMVTNEGNGRMVSTLPRVQITLMGMERIVPSFRELSVLLNLLGRSATGQRLSSYTTILTPPKQTTEPDGSEEFHLVILDHNRSEILGDPTFRQSLKCIRCGACFNVCPVYRQIGGHAYGSVYSGPIGSVITPLLENDWEKWGHLPYFSSLCGACSEACPVRIPLHDLLVKLRARKTMTGHTPSIEKTIFHAYRYMFTHEKTLRHALRLGARFQFPFVQHDRIVSGPPPLSNWTKSKTLPKLAPKSFMYLWAEAKNRGITPTPDSKE encoded by the coding sequence ATGTCCTCATATAATTCCATCGTCGATAAAAGAGTCGATAAGGCCCTAACCAACGACTTTCTGCGCAAAGCTACTCGTCGTGCCACAGATCGTCTGCGCAACAACAAATACCATGCCGTTGACGAACTGGGGGATTGGGAAAAATGGCGGCTGGCCGGTGATACCATTCGCAGCCATGTTATTGCTAATTTGGACTATTATCTAAAACAGCTGGTAACTCAAGTCGAAAAAAACGGAGGGCATGTCCATCTTGCCCAAACTCCTTCAGAAGCGGTAGAAATTGTCCGTAAAATCGCCCAGGATCACGGCGCTAAAACCATCATAAAATCTAAGTCTATGGTTTCGGAAGAGATCCACCTGAATAAAGTCTTGGAAAAGGATGACATCAATGTCGTCGAAACGGATTTAGGAGAGTACATACTGCAAGTTGCCGGGGAAGTCCCATCCCATATCATTGTTCCCGCTATGCATAAAACTCGCCAGCAAGTTGCCGAAATCTTCGAACCCCTAGCCGGACATCCATTGAGTTCGGATACCCCCACCCTAACTCGTTTCGTGCGTCAGGAAATGCGTCAAAAGTTTTTACAAGGCGATATTGGAATCACAGGTTGTAATTTTGCCGTAGCTGAAACCGGCAGTATAGCGATGGTAACCAATGAAGGAAATGGTCGAATGGTGAGTACACTCCCTCGCGTCCAAATTACCCTTATGGGGATGGAGCGCATCGTTCCTTCTTTTCGAGAACTCAGCGTCCTGCTCAACCTTCTTGGCCGGAGTGCCACGGGACAACGGCTTTCCAGTTACACCACGATTCTTACACCTCCTAAGCAAACAACGGAACCTGATGGGTCTGAAGAATTTCATCTGGTCATTTTAGATCATAACCGTTCTGAAATACTTGGTGATCCCACTTTCCGCCAGTCCTTAAAATGTATCCGCTGCGGAGCCTGCTTTAACGTCTGCCCCGTCTATCGCCAAATTGGAGGCCACGCCTATGGTTCTGTCTATTCCGGACCAATAGGCTCTGTCATTACACCTTTGCTGGAAAATGATTGGGAAAAGTGGGGGCATCTCCCTTACTTTTCTTCCCTTTGCGGTGCCTGCAGCGAAGCCTGTCCTGTGCGCATTCCTCTTCACGATCTGCTCGTTAAACTAAGAGCGCGCAAAACCATGACAGGGCATACTCCTTCCATCGAAAAAACAATTTTCCATGCCTATCGCTATATGTTTACCCATGAAAAAACCTTGCGCCATGCACTTCGCCTGGGGGCACGTTTTCAGTTCCCCTTCGTCCAGCATGACCGGATTGTCAGCGGTCCTCCCCCTCTTTCTAATTGGACCAAAAGCAAGACCTTGCCCAAGTTAGCCCCCAAATCCTTTATGTACTTATGGGCAGAAGCAAAAAACAGAGGAATAACCCCCACTCCCGATTCCAAAGAGTAA
- a CDS encoding TetR/AcrR family transcriptional regulator, translated as MSLQREGKYERILDAAITAIAESGFYHCQVSKIARLAGVADGTIYLYFKSKEDILIQLFQSRMGDFIAVIRNKLAQCGTTEERLRTIVETHFSNMEHNRSLAIVTQLELRQPNLSIRRAINGPLLDYFKLIEEVILLGIEHGEIPNVDIWVARQMIFGSLDEATTDWVLARHPRTLVSGVEPMLALFEGALRLRKTEEKRQLIPDEKREEDENANS; from the coding sequence ATGAGTTTGCAGCGAGAGGGAAAATATGAACGTATCCTTGATGCTGCAATTACAGCTATTGCAGAATCAGGTTTTTATCATTGTCAAGTTTCTAAGATTGCCCGATTAGCGGGAGTTGCCGACGGTACGATCTATCTATATTTCAAAAGCAAGGAAGACATACTTATTCAGCTGTTTCAATCCCGTATGGGTGATTTTATCGCCGTGATCCGCAATAAACTTGCCCAGTGTGGGACGACAGAGGAACGTTTAAGAACAATTGTTGAAACTCATTTTTCGAACATGGAACATAATCGTTCCTTGGCAATAGTCACTCAATTAGAGCTAAGACAGCCCAACTTGAGTATTCGCAGAGCCATTAATGGCCCCTTATTGGATTACTTTAAGCTAATCGAGGAGGTGATCCTGCTAGGTATAGAACATGGGGAAATTCCTAATGTCGATATTTGGGTAGCTCGTCAAATGATCTTCGGCTCCTTGGATGAAGCCACTACCGATTGGGTATTGGCTCGTCACCCTCGGACTTTAGTAAGTGGGGTTGAACCGATGTTGGCGTTGTTTGAGGGTGCTTTGAGGTTAAGAAAAACGGAAGAAAAAAGACAGCTTATCCCGGATGAGAAACGAGAGGAGGATGAAAATGCAAATTCGTAA
- a CDS encoding ABC1 kinase family protein — protein sequence MIGKRIRHLKRYRDVAKVLARHGFGFFVEEIGLINMLSLPKRLFTEWEDNDPISMGERVRQVLEELGPAYIKIGQIASTRADIFPEGIISELEKLQDSVPPFSFTEVRRIIENELGSPLEEIFSMFDETAVAAASIGQVHLAQLLSGEKVAVKVQRPNIIDLIETDLEILLDLATLAEHKMVRMERLQLRDVVEEFAKSLRNELDYTIEARNAEKIAKQFKDDPSVHIPGIFWDYSTGKVLTMEYVEGIKLNLYDEIDARGYQRKEIADHLVKALFHQVLIEGFFHGDPHPGNIFILEDGVLSFLDFGMVGRLSQEMKYNFASMVIAMMRQNTESMIQAILRIGIIPDEVNMPLLTKDVDDLREKYMDVPMSRISLGAAIGDLLKVAYRHQIRIPADFTLLAKCLLLLEGIVEKLDPQLSIMDMAKPFGLRLLKERYHPKTIAGQVWHNISDYSELLVDLPKQMKALMRDVLKGRIHMEVGIPELEIFMRRMDRISNQISFSIVLLSFSIVMMGLIIASALGRQPIMLWKMPAIEIGFGAAALMLIWLFISIFRSGKF from the coding sequence ATGATCGGGAAGAGGATTCGCCATTTAAAACGATACCGAGATGTGGCAAAGGTTCTTGCCCGCCATGGATTCGGCTTTTTTGTTGAAGAAATTGGACTTATTAATATGCTTTCTCTTCCCAAACGTCTTTTTACTGAGTGGGAGGATAACGACCCCATATCCATGGGGGAACGAGTTCGCCAAGTTCTTGAAGAATTAGGTCCTGCTTATATTAAAATTGGTCAGATTGCCAGTACGCGCGCAGATATATTTCCGGAAGGAATTATTTCGGAACTGGAAAAATTGCAGGATAGTGTTCCTCCCTTTTCTTTTACGGAAGTACGGCGGATTATTGAAAACGAGTTAGGGTCTCCACTTGAGGAGATTTTTTCAATGTTCGATGAAACAGCTGTTGCCGCTGCATCAATCGGACAGGTTCATTTGGCTCAACTGCTAAGCGGAGAAAAAGTTGCAGTAAAAGTTCAGCGCCCAAACATAATTGATTTAATTGAAACGGATTTGGAAATTCTTCTTGACCTGGCAACCTTAGCAGAACACAAGATGGTTCGCATGGAACGTCTGCAATTAAGGGACGTAGTTGAAGAATTTGCTAAATCCCTGCGCAATGAACTTGATTATACTATTGAGGCACGCAATGCCGAAAAAATCGCTAAACAGTTTAAAGACGATCCCAGCGTACATATTCCGGGGATATTCTGGGATTACTCCACAGGCAAAGTATTAACGATGGAGTACGTGGAGGGGATAAAACTTAACTTGTATGATGAAATTGATGCTAGGGGCTATCAGCGCAAAGAAATCGCCGATCACCTGGTAAAAGCTCTTTTTCATCAGGTACTTATTGAAGGGTTTTTTCATGGTGATCCTCATCCGGGAAATATCTTTATTTTGGAAGATGGGGTGCTTTCTTTTCTTGACTTTGGGATGGTGGGTAGACTTTCTCAGGAAATGAAGTATAATTTTGCCTCTATGGTCATAGCCATGATGCGCCAAAACACAGAAAGTATGATCCAGGCGATATTAAGAATCGGCATTATCCCCGACGAAGTCAATATGCCCTTACTTACTAAAGATGTTGACGATTTAAGGGAAAAGTATATGGATGTTCCTATGAGCAGGATCAGTTTAGGTGCGGCGATTGGAGATCTCTTAAAGGTAGCTTATCGTCACCAAATCAGAATTCCTGCGGATTTCACATTATTGGCAAAATGTTTACTGCTCTTGGAGGGTATTGTCGAAAAACTTGATCCCCAGCTGAGTATTATGGATATGGCTAAACCTTTTGGACTTCGTTTGCTAAAAGAACGATATCATCCGAAAACTATCGCCGGACAAGTATGGCATAACATATCGGATTACAGCGAACTTTTAGTTGATTTGCCCAAACAAATGAAAGCTCTGATGCGTGACGTTCTGAAAGGCAGAATACATATGGAGGTAGGCATCCCTGAACTGGAAATATTTATGCGCAGAATGGATCGGATTTCCAATCAGATTTCCTTTAGCATTGTATTATTGTCCTTTAGCATTGTTATGATGGGTTTGATCATTGCTTCAGCTTTAGGGCGTCAGCCGATTATGCTTTGGAAGATGCCTGCTATTGAAATTGGCTTTGGTGCTGCTGCCTTAATGCTTATCTGGTTATTTATCTCGATTTTTCGTTCCGGAAAGTTTTGA
- a CDS encoding phasin family protein: MKDLLRKGLSFGLGLAVVSREQIEKFVDEMVKKGEVTSSESKDLIQDLMDKGEAQRREMNSFIHSQLEKMLKELNVSTKDDIERLEKRISDLETIVKNTENR, from the coding sequence ATGAAAGATTTGTTGCGCAAAGGGTTGTCATTTGGTTTAGGGTTAGCAGTTGTCAGCAGAGAACAGATCGAAAAATTCGTAGACGAGATGGTAAAAAAAGGAGAAGTAACGTCTTCAGAATCGAAGGATCTAATTCAAGACTTAATGGACAAGGGGGAAGCCCAGAGAAGGGAAATGAATAGCTTTATTCATAGTCAATTGGAAAAAATGCTAAAGGAGTTGAATGTTTCAACAAAGGACGATATAGAAAGATTAGAAAAGCGCATTTCTGATTTAGAAACCATCGTCAAGAATACGGAGAATCGATAA
- a CDS encoding (Fe-S)-binding protein, whose translation MKVSLFATCLANALYPDIDMTMAKILTYLGLTVDVPEGQACCGQIAFNSGYFDDAREVARTTINAFEKSEVVVGPSGSCIAMIHHYYPFLFENDPVYLAKAKDLIHKSYEFTQFIVDVLQKPDLGTKYKAKATYHPSCHATRLLGIKDAPLTLIEHVHDLELIPLPESQLCCGFGGTFSVKMPKISEAMVAEKAEHVLESGADLLLGLDMGCLMNISGYLEKINKPIKTMHIIQLLGEGMK comes from the coding sequence ATGAAAGTTTCCCTCTTTGCCACTTGCCTGGCGAATGCCCTTTATCCGGACATCGATATGACCATGGCAAAAATCCTCACTTATCTGGGGCTTACGGTAGATGTGCCCGAAGGGCAGGCCTGCTGTGGGCAAATCGCCTTTAATTCCGGTTATTTCGATGATGCTCGGGAAGTAGCACGAACCACTATTAATGCCTTCGAGAAAAGCGAAGTCGTTGTTGGCCCCAGCGGGTCTTGTATAGCCATGATCCATCACTATTACCCATTCTTATTTGAAAACGATCCCGTCTATCTCGCCAAAGCCAAAGACCTGATTCACAAAAGCTATGAGTTTACTCAATTTATTGTTGATGTTCTGCAAAAACCTGATTTAGGGACCAAATATAAGGCCAAAGCCACTTATCACCCTTCCTGTCATGCCACTCGGCTTTTAGGAATTAAAGATGCTCCCCTAACCCTTATTGAACATGTACACGATCTTGAACTTATTCCTTTGCCCGAGTCTCAGTTATGCTGCGGGTTTGGCGGAACCTTTTCTGTCAAGATGCCCAAAATTTCCGAAGCCATGGTCGCTGAAAAAGCGGAACATGTTTTAGAATCAGGAGCTGACTTACTGCTCGGTCTTGATATGGGCTGCCTGATGAATATTTCCGGTTACCTGGAGAAAATTAACAAACCAATTAAAACCATGCATATAATTCAGTTACTTGGGGAGGGAATGAAGTAA
- a CDS encoding 3-hydroxyacyl-CoA dehydrogenase/enoyl-CoA hydratase family protein, which yields MQIRKVAVLGSGVMGSTIAAHLANAGIPSLLLDIVPAKLSAKDEAAGLTLEDRRVRNSIAETNKNNLMKMNPAPLFVPEFAERIEVGNISDDLDRLSEVDWVIEVVVERLDIKVELFKKVAAHVRPGTIVSSNTSGISLKAMVEGLPESFTKYFLGTHFFNPPRYMKLLEIIPGPNTDPEIVSYLSEFGERVLGKGVILAKDTPNFIANRIGVFGLVVTLKEMLRSGLSIDEVDALTGPVMGRPKSASFRTVDLVGLDTFMHTANTVAQGVPAEKDDFQLPEFMHTMLQNGWLGDKTKQGFYKKTKGPQGKVVEVLDPQTMTYVAQKKVKFASLEKAKAAGSLKDKIRTLVSGDDAGAQFSWNILKAVLIYAANRLGEIADDITAIDEGLCWGFNWKMGPFEIWDALGVKAAADRIVAEGGNLPPVVQELLAKGLNSFYQKNESGETAFYNNGEYCPKSVSPHAFSLKQAHKAGKVILSNPGASLVDLGDGVACLEFHSPNNSIGADIVTMIQKSLVEVEKNYLGMVIGNQGKNFCVGANLMLILLEAEEENWDEIDLMIRALQNTTLAMKYAKKPIVASPFGMTLGGGAEICLHSHAIQASAETYMGLVELGVGLIPGGGGTKEMAVRAMEGVLPGVQVAPDYFFAKRFETIATAQVSTSAEKARQLGFLRDHDRYSMNPDHIIMDAKARVIDLANNFRPKLPAKVKAGGPGVRATLELGLYGMRQGNYISDYDQYLGKKLAYALTGGDRPAGILVDEQYLLDLEREAFLSLVGEPKTQDRIRHMLSKGKPLRN from the coding sequence ATGCAAATTCGTAAAGTAGCGGTATTGGGATCAGGTGTCATGGGGAGCACTATCGCCGCTCATCTGGCAAATGCCGGAATTCCAAGTCTTTTGTTGGATATTGTCCCAGCCAAACTGTCTGCTAAAGATGAAGCGGCAGGTTTAACCCTAGAGGATCGAAGGGTTCGGAACAGTATCGCAGAAACCAATAAGAATAATTTAATGAAGATGAATCCCGCCCCCTTATTCGTTCCTGAGTTTGCAGAACGGATTGAAGTTGGGAACATAAGTGACGACTTAGATCGTTTGAGTGAAGTAGATTGGGTCATTGAAGTTGTCGTTGAACGCCTTGATATTAAGGTGGAGCTTTTTAAGAAAGTGGCGGCTCATGTTCGACCTGGAACTATCGTAAGTTCTAACACATCAGGGATCTCATTAAAAGCTATGGTGGAGGGACTTCCTGAGAGCTTCACAAAGTATTTCCTAGGAACCCACTTTTTTAACCCTCCGCGCTATATGAAACTCTTAGAGATAATACCTGGGCCCAATACAGATCCGGAGATTGTTTCCTATTTATCTGAATTTGGAGAGCGGGTTTTGGGTAAAGGAGTCATTCTGGCGAAAGATACTCCTAATTTTATTGCTAACCGGATTGGTGTTTTCGGTCTCGTCGTTACCCTCAAAGAGATGTTGCGCTCAGGGTTATCAATTGATGAGGTTGATGCCCTAACGGGTCCTGTCATGGGCCGGCCCAAAAGCGCCTCTTTCCGGACGGTTGACCTCGTTGGCTTAGATACGTTTATGCATACAGCCAATACTGTTGCCCAAGGGGTGCCTGCGGAAAAAGATGATTTCCAGCTTCCCGAGTTTATGCACACGATGCTGCAAAATGGATGGCTCGGTGACAAAACCAAACAAGGTTTCTATAAGAAAACGAAAGGGCCTCAAGGCAAAGTGGTGGAAGTCCTCGATCCTCAGACAATGACTTATGTTGCCCAGAAAAAAGTGAAGTTTGCTTCTTTAGAAAAAGCTAAAGCAGCGGGAAGTCTCAAGGATAAAATTCGTACTCTTGTCAGTGGCGATGACGCTGGAGCTCAGTTCTCCTGGAACATTCTTAAGGCCGTTTTAATTTATGCGGCGAATAGGCTCGGAGAGATCGCCGACGATATTACAGCCATTGATGAAGGCTTGTGCTGGGGCTTCAATTGGAAGATGGGACCTTTCGAAATCTGGGATGCTCTTGGCGTAAAGGCTGCAGCGGATCGGATTGTCGCAGAAGGAGGAAATCTTCCGCCCGTTGTTCAAGAGTTACTGGCTAAAGGCCTCAACAGCTTCTATCAGAAGAATGAATCGGGAGAGACCGCGTTTTACAATAACGGAGAATACTGCCCGAAATCTGTCAGCCCTCATGCCTTTTCACTCAAACAAGCTCATAAAGCCGGAAAGGTTATCCTCAGCAATCCCGGAGCGAGTCTGGTTGATCTTGGAGACGGCGTAGCCTGCTTGGAGTTCCATTCTCCCAATAACTCCATTGGTGCCGATATTGTCACCATGATCCAAAAGTCACTCGTTGAAGTGGAAAAAAACTATCTTGGGATGGTGATTGGCAATCAAGGTAAGAACTTCTGTGTTGGTGCTAATTTAATGTTAATTCTTCTCGAGGCCGAAGAAGAAAATTGGGATGAAATTGATCTTATGATTCGAGCTTTGCAGAATACAACACTGGCTATGAAATACGCTAAAAAACCCATTGTGGCCTCACCTTTTGGCATGACTCTCGGCGGCGGAGCAGAAATCTGTCTGCATTCCCATGCTATACAAGCCTCAGCAGAAACCTACATGGGCTTGGTTGAACTTGGAGTCGGCTTGATACCTGGCGGCGGAGGAACGAAGGAGATGGCCGTGCGAGCGATGGAAGGAGTTCTGCCTGGAGTTCAGGTAGCTCCAGATTACTTCTTTGCCAAACGATTCGAAACCATTGCCACAGCTCAAGTCTCCACAAGTGCTGAAAAAGCTCGGCAATTAGGATTCCTGCGTGATCACGATCGTTACAGCATGAACCCGGACCACATTATCATGGATGCCAAAGCCCGAGTTATCGACTTAGCCAACAACTTCAGACCGAAATTGCCGGCAAAGGTTAAAGCAGGCGGTCCCGGAGTCCGGGCCACTTTAGAATTGGGCTTGTATGGTATGAGACAAGGAAATTACATTTCAGACTATGATCAATACCTTGGTAAAAAACTGGCGTATGCCTTGACCGGGGGAGATCGTCCGGCAGGAATACTTGTGGATGAGCAATATCTCTTGGATTTGGAACGCGAGGCCTTCTTGAGCTTAGTGGGTGAACCTAAAACCCAAGACCGGATTCGCCACATGCTCTCGAAAGGCAAGCCATTACGGAATTAG
- a CDS encoding LutC/YkgG family protein: MTNTNDFISLLASKLGRSTPDSAPEPVAFDVPSYQVSDQERASIFLDNWQALGGKGAVVKSPDEAIHYLQEWFGNLSFDQANQQSIVSWNLLPAIGESAFSSLNWPLTRYSQGAPSPQDRHQLTAQAELGVTGADWGVALSGSIVTCSNPQRGRAVSLLPPRHLTFIETSKLRNTIAEVLAEVSALENPPSALEFITGPSRTSDIEMDLSIGVHGPIEVFVLLIDDSTNTSANSGQ; this comes from the coding sequence ATGACCAATACCAACGATTTTATCAGTCTCCTGGCATCAAAACTCGGACGATCCACCCCTGATTCAGCACCGGAACCGGTAGCTTTCGATGTTCCTTCTTACCAAGTCTCCGACCAAGAGCGGGCATCAATCTTTCTTGACAATTGGCAAGCCCTCGGCGGCAAGGGTGCTGTTGTGAAATCACCCGATGAAGCTATCCATTATCTGCAGGAATGGTTCGGCAATCTTTCCTTTGATCAAGCTAATCAACAATCGATTGTCAGCTGGAACTTGCTCCCCGCCATTGGTGAATCTGCCTTTTCCAGTTTGAATTGGCCGCTTACCCGCTATTCTCAAGGAGCTCCATCCCCTCAAGACCGCCACCAATTAACTGCTCAAGCCGAGCTCGGTGTAACAGGTGCAGACTGGGGGGTTGCTCTTTCTGGCTCTATCGTTACCTGCAGTAATCCTCAGAGAGGACGGGCGGTCAGCTTGCTCCCTCCCCGCCACCTGACCTTTATCGAAACATCGAAGCTCAGAAATACCATCGCTGAAGTCCTCGCCGAAGTTTCCGCTTTAGAAAATCCGCCGTCTGCGCTGGAATTTATTACAGGTCCCAGCCGAACTTCGGATATTGAAATGGATCTTTCCATCGGAGTTCATGGCCCTATTGAAGTCTTCGTTCTTCTCATTGACGACTCTACGAATACCTCTGCTAATTCCGGTCAGTAA
- the splB gene encoding spore photoproduct lyase yields MTEEFVPKRVFFEPKALEYPLGKTLVESFRALQIPVTPTSSHNRVTGIPGNNPAQAYREAKGTLVIGVRRSEKFQTCKPSAHYQLPLVTSCPGMCEYCYLATTLGKKPYVRVYVNIEEILEIASKLIGERSPEITYFEGAATSDPIPVERYTGALKKTINYFGRERYGRFRFVTKFTDVDSLLSASHEGHTRFRFSLNCDYVVNRFEHLTPSPEKRIVASGKVLNAGYPLGFIFAPIFRFPGWEAEYQHLLERTAEELTRLAPQGWSSEQLTLEFISHRYTLKAKANIQEIFPNSLLPMVEEDRKFKYGQFGYGKYIYPPEELEELKEFFAEQVKTYFSLAKVEYFI; encoded by the coding sequence GTGACAGAAGAATTTGTTCCGAAACGAGTTTTCTTCGAACCTAAGGCTCTTGAATATCCATTAGGTAAGACTTTGGTAGAGAGCTTTCGTGCCTTGCAGATTCCTGTGACCCCCACATCATCTCACAACAGAGTCACAGGAATACCCGGAAACAACCCGGCTCAAGCCTATCGCGAAGCTAAAGGGACTTTAGTGATAGGCGTAAGGCGAAGTGAAAAATTCCAAACCTGTAAACCGTCGGCTCATTACCAATTGCCTTTAGTGACAAGTTGTCCTGGAATGTGCGAGTATTGCTATTTGGCAACGACCTTAGGAAAGAAACCATACGTTCGGGTTTATGTGAATATTGAAGAAATTTTAGAGATTGCTTCGAAGCTAATAGGTGAGCGTTCACCGGAAATTACCTATTTTGAAGGTGCGGCAACGTCTGATCCTATCCCAGTTGAAAGATATACCGGAGCTCTGAAAAAGACGATTAATTATTTTGGCCGTGAACGATATGGACGATTTCGCTTTGTAACGAAATTTACGGATGTGGATTCCTTGCTGTCCGCCAGTCACGAAGGCCATACACGCTTTCGTTTCAGCCTGAACTGTGATTATGTGGTGAACAGATTTGAACATTTAACTCCTTCCCCTGAAAAACGGATTGTTGCCTCAGGAAAAGTACTCAATGCGGGTTATCCCTTGGGGTTTATATTCGCGCCTATTTTTCGCTTCCCTGGCTGGGAAGCGGAATATCAGCATTTGCTGGAGAGAACGGCAGAGGAATTAACACGGCTGGCACCCCAGGGGTGGTCTTCCGAGCAGCTAACCCTTGAGTTTATTTCCCATCGCTATACTTTAAAAGCCAAAGCGAATATTCAAGAGATTTTCCCGAATTCTTTATTGCCAATGGTCGAAGAGGACCGAAAGTTTAAATATGGTCAGTTTGGTTATGGGAAATATATCTATCCTCCTGAAGAATTAGAAGAGTTAAAAGAATTCTTTGCAGAACAAGTAAAGACTTATTTTTCATTAGCTAAGGTGGAGTATTTTATATAA